The genomic stretch GGAGGGCTCACGGTCCTTTGCCCGGTGGGAAGTGGAAAACGCCCGGATCATCCTGGGTGACAAGAAGCGGATCTGGCTGCTCTGCCTCATGCTCATCCCTGCATTGCTTGGCGGATGGGCCTATGCCGATGAAATCGGCCAGGCCTTGCCGACAGTGATCGGAGGCAAGGAAGCCTACAGTCCGTCCTTTTACAGCCTTTATATTTTCTTCGTGTCGATTTTCGTCGGCGTGGGCGCGGGCCTCATTTCGGGCTGTATCGGCGCGGGCGGCGGCTTCATCATCGCACCGGCGCTCATGAGCGCGGGCGTCAAGGGCATTCTGGCCGTCGGCACGGACCTCTTTCACATCTTCGCCAAGGCCATCATGGGCAGCGTCCTGCATCGCAAGATGGGCAACGTGTCCGTACCCCTGGCCTTCGTTTTTCTGATCGGCGCCATCATCGGCACGACCGTGGGCGCGGGCATCAACCGTGCGCTCTACAATGTGAACCCGGTTTTGAGCGACGCCTTCATCACCACCGTGTACACGGTCATGCTCGGTTTCCTGGGCTTTTACGGCATGTACGACTACTTCAGCGCCAAGAAGGCCGGCCATTCCGGCGGCGCGCATGATACCAGCGAAGGCGCCGGAATGACCGGCATCGCCAAGAAACTGCAGTCCGTGAACCTGCCGCCCATGGTCTCCTTCGACCAGGGTCTCATCCCCGGCGGGCGCAAGATCTCCTGGATCTTCCTGGTTCTGTCCGGCATCCTGGTCGGCATGGCCGCGGGCATCATGGGCGTCGGCGGCGGCTTCCTGACCTTCCCGATCTTTGTCTACATCCTGGGTGTCTCCTCGCTCACCACCGTCGGCACGGACATCTTCCAGATCGTGTTCACGGCCGGTTACGGCGCCATCACCCAGTACGCCATC from Desulfomicrobium macestii encodes the following:
- a CDS encoding sulfite exporter TauE/SafE family protein — translated: MGFFKDWGSFMVEGSRSFARWEVENARIILGDKKRIWLLCLMLIPALLGGWAYADEIGQALPTVIGGKEAYSPSFYSLYIFFVSIFVGVGAGLISGCIGAGGGFIIAPALMSAGVKGILAVGTDLFHIFAKAIMGSVLHRKMGNVSVPLAFVFLIGAIIGTTVGAGINRALYNVNPVLSDAFITTVYTVMLGFLGFYGMYDYFSAKKAGHSGGAHDTSEGAGMTGIAKKLQSVNLPPMVSFDQGLIPGGRKISWIFLVLSGILVGMAAGIMGVGGGFLTFPIFVYILGVSSLTTVGTDIFQIVFTAGYGAITQYAIYGFIFYTLAMGMLLGSLIGIQVGALVTKVVPGITIRGFFALSVMAGFVNRFFALPKKMVAMGYLPESLAGFTKGMDTVGMYLFFIVIALFGIWVFGAFFKNIKTLKYED